In one window of Nocardia brasiliensis DNA:
- a CDS encoding excinuclease ABC subunit UvrA produces the protein MSGARLPKAIEVVGARTHNLRNVDVNVPLWSLVMLTGLSGSGKSSLAMGVLYGEGSRRYLDGLSAYTRRRIGQVARPDVDRVDFLPSALALRQRPPVPGRRSTVGTMTEVLNVVRLMFSRLGRHVCPNGHRIEPNLARSAQLWLDCPVCGAHFEHPSAESFSFNTLGRCPGCDGLGVRDEIDTATLIPDDSLTVLEGAVAPWNLAGRSYMPQVAADLGVRIDVPVADLTDAERAILLDGPPEPRAVTLTSKAGRAVSANMTYESARRAVQNAATKTTSETTRQRLSRFFTTHVCPVCQGSRLRPEALTTTLSGRDIAEVSAESLDALADFATSVTATLPGEMRPLAERLAEELTAAVEPLRRLGIGYLSVDRAGATLSTGERQRIELSSTLQARSTGMLYVLDEPSVGLHPANVDGLRAVLRGLVAAGNSVVAVDHDVALLREADHLIEMGPGAGRQGGTVVAQGTAAELAACAQSVTGPYLSGSAGTRFRDPRPVTAAALAITVDELYTLRDVEARIPLHCLTVVTGVSGSGKTALVLDSLVPALTAASPPAHVRGLERAGIRTVVEVDATPIGNNSRSTPVTYSGALDAIRRWFAAESGLSAAHFSYNTAAGQCATCLGLGELDLDIQYLPDLTVSCPDCHGARYNPEVRAVTVDGLTIADVLSLTVAEAVERFAAQPKIVAPLRSVRDVGLGYLCLGEPTPSLSGGEAQRLRLATALRAEQTDTLYIFDEPSIGLHPNDVRTLLAVLDRLIDAGATVLLIDHDLDVIANADHIIDLGPGGGPDGGRIVATGTPAEVAAVAASRTGYWLGRHLAGQ, from the coding sequence ATGTCCGGAGCGCGGTTGCCGAAGGCTATCGAGGTGGTTGGGGCGCGCACGCACAACCTCCGCAATGTCGACGTGAACGTCCCGCTGTGGTCGCTGGTGATGTTGACGGGGTTGTCCGGCTCGGGGAAGTCGTCGTTGGCGATGGGGGTGTTGTACGGGGAAGGCTCGCGGCGGTACTTGGACGGGTTGTCGGCGTATACGCGGCGGCGGATCGGGCAGGTGGCTCGCCCGGACGTGGATCGGGTCGATTTCCTGCCGTCGGCACTGGCGTTGCGGCAGCGTCCGCCGGTGCCGGGGCGGCGCAGCACGGTCGGGACGATGACCGAGGTGCTTAACGTGGTTCGGTTGATGTTCTCCCGGCTGGGCCGGCATGTGTGCCCGAACGGGCATCGGATCGAGCCGAACTTGGCTCGCAGCGCGCAGCTGTGGCTCGACTGCCCGGTGTGCGGCGCGCATTTCGAACATCCGAGCGCGGAATCGTTCTCGTTCAACACCCTTGGCCGCTGTCCCGGCTGTGACGGTCTCGGGGTGCGCGATGAGATCGACACGGCGACACTGATTCCCGATGACAGCCTGACCGTGCTGGAGGGCGCGGTGGCGCCGTGGAATCTGGCGGGCCGCAGCTATATGCCGCAGGTGGCGGCGGATCTCGGGGTGCGGATCGACGTGCCGGTGGCGGACTTGACCGACGCGGAACGAGCCATTCTGCTCGACGGTCCGCCCGAGCCGCGCGCCGTCACCTTGACGAGCAAAGCGGGCCGCGCGGTGAGCGCGAACATGACCTACGAAAGTGCCCGTCGCGCAGTGCAGAACGCGGCGACGAAGACCACGAGCGAGACCACCCGGCAGCGATTGAGCAGATTCTTCACCACCCATGTCTGTCCGGTCTGCCAGGGCAGCAGGTTGCGGCCCGAGGCGTTGACCACGACCCTGTCGGGCCGTGACATCGCCGAGGTCAGTGCCGAAAGCCTGGACGCACTGGCGGATTTCGCGACGTCGGTGACGGCGACCCTGCCTGGGGAGATGCGACCCCTGGCGGAGCGGCTCGCCGAGGAACTGACGGCGGCGGTGGAACCGTTGCGCCGGTTGGGCATCGGATATCTGAGCGTGGACCGAGCCGGGGCGACGTTGTCGACGGGGGAGCGGCAGCGGATCGAGTTGTCCTCGACGTTGCAGGCGCGGTCGACCGGCATGCTCTACGTGCTCGACGAACCGTCGGTGGGCCTGCACCCGGCGAACGTGGACGGGCTGCGTGCGGTGCTGCGTGGCCTTGTCGCGGCGGGCAATTCGGTGGTGGCCGTCGATCACGACGTCGCGCTGCTCCGCGAGGCCGATCATTTGATCGAGATGGGGCCGGGTGCGGGCAGGCAGGGCGGCACGGTGGTCGCGCAGGGCACGGCTGCGGAGCTGGCGGCCTGCGCGCAGTCGGTGACCGGACCGTACCTTTCCGGCAGTGCCGGAACACGATTCCGCGACCCGCGCCCGGTCACCGCTGCCGCCTTGGCGATCACCGTCGACGAGCTGTACACCCTCCGCGATGTCGAGGCGCGAATCCCGCTGCACTGCTTGACCGTGGTGACCGGCGTTTCGGGATCGGGCAAGACGGCGCTGGTGCTGGACAGTCTCGTCCCCGCGCTCACCGCGGCATCACCGCCCGCGCATGTGCGCGGGCTCGAGCGCGCGGGCATCCGCACCGTGGTCGAGGTGGACGCGACGCCGATCGGCAACAACTCCCGATCGACCCCGGTCACCTACAGTGGTGCGCTCGACGCGATCCGGCGCTGGTTCGCCGCGGAATCCGGGCTCAGCGCGGCGCATTTCTCGTACAACACGGCGGCGGGTCAGTGCGCGACCTGCCTGGGGCTCGGTGAGTTGGATCTCGACATCCAGTACCTGCCCGACCTCACCGTCAGCTGCCCCGACTGTCACGGGGCTCGGTACAATCCGGAGGTCCGCGCGGTCACCGTCGACGGACTGACCATCGCCGACGTGCTCTCGCTGACAGTGGCAGAGGCCGTCGAACGGTTTGCCGCACAGCCGAAAATCGTTGCGCCGCTTCGCTCGGTCCGTGATGTCGGCCTCGGCTACCTGTGCCTCGGTGAGCCGACGCCGAGCCTGTCCGGCGGTGAGGCGCAACGGCTGCGTCTGGCTACCGCCTTGCGCGCCGAGCAGACCGACACTTTGTACATCTTCGACGAACCCTCGATCGGGTTGCACCCCAACGACGTTCGCACCCTGCTGGCGGTACTGGATCGGCTGATCGACGCGGGCGCAACGGTTCTGCTCATCGATCACGATCTGGATGTGATCGCCAACGCCGACCACATCATCGATCTCGGCCCCGGTGGTGGTCCGGACGGCGGCCGCATCGTCGCGACGGGCACCCCGGCCGAGGTAGCCGCGGTGGCCGCCAGCCGGACCGGCTACTGGCTCGGACGGCATCTCGCGGGGCAATGA
- a CDS encoding enoyl-CoA hydratase/isomerase family protein: protein MSLIRTARDGAVLTVWLDNPPYNFLTGEIMAELAALLTELDSDAEIRAVVLTSAVEGVFVSHYDVAEILAGAEAAPVTLTQRTASAALHASRAADRIPGGQAVLARAGAGGVADLRQYHEVCRRMRDSDKVFLAALNGRTLGGGCELALSCDLRLMADGPFEIGQPEILVGIIPGGGGTQMLTRVLGAGRAMELCLEGAPITPARALEIGLVHRLVEPSGLLAEAQASAARLARRAPVAVGALKRAIYEGGSQPLEKGLHCERAGFLEASSTPAAKHAMQVYLDEIREVTAGGRDLASFVAERLPRWIEGSVVDFTNSVVKQQDR from the coding sequence ATGAGCCTGATCCGTACCGCCCGAGACGGCGCCGTTCTCACCGTGTGGCTGGACAACCCGCCTTACAACTTCTTGACCGGCGAAATCATGGCCGAGCTCGCGGCGCTGCTCACCGAGCTCGACAGCGACGCCGAGATTCGTGCCGTGGTGCTGACCAGTGCGGTCGAGGGCGTGTTCGTCAGCCATTACGACGTGGCCGAGATCCTGGCGGGCGCCGAGGCCGCGCCGGTCACACTCACGCAACGCACGGCCTCGGCAGCACTGCACGCGAGTCGTGCCGCCGATCGGATCCCGGGCGGGCAGGCGGTGTTGGCGCGAGCGGGTGCGGGCGGTGTCGCCGACCTGCGGCAGTACCACGAGGTCTGTCGTCGGATGCGCGACTCGGACAAGGTATTCCTCGCCGCGCTCAACGGACGCACCCTCGGTGGCGGCTGTGAGCTGGCTTTGTCCTGTGATCTACGGCTGATGGCCGACGGCCCGTTCGAGATCGGCCAGCCGGAGATCCTGGTCGGCATCATCCCCGGCGGTGGCGGCACCCAAATGCTGACCAGGGTGCTCGGTGCGGGCCGGGCGATGGAACTGTGCCTGGAGGGCGCGCCCATCACTCCGGCCCGCGCGCTCGAGATCGGCCTGGTACACCGGCTGGTCGAGCCGTCCGGCCTGCTGGCCGAAGCGCAGGCGAGCGCCGCCCGGCTCGCTCGTCGCGCGCCGGTGGCGGTCGGTGCGCTGAAACGCGCCATCTACGAGGGTGGTTCGCAGCCGCTGGAAAAGGGGCTGCACTGTGAGCGCGCCGGTTTTCTCGAGGCGAGTTCGACCCCGGCGGCTAAACACGCGATGCAGGTCTACCTCGACGAGATCCGCGAGGTGACGGCGGGCGGCCGGGATCTGGCGAGTTTCGTGGCCGAGCGGCTGCCGCGCTGGATCGAGGGCAGCGTGGTCGACTTCACGAATTCGGTGGTGAAGCAACAGGATCGATAG
- a CDS encoding MFS transporter, with product MVSAELEQTEVTERLSPWKRMRYWMVAHAVDDFYQGLVPASIPFFVLERHYSYVAASGLALAATLGSSLPQPILGILADRWRLLWLAPAGLALAGIGAGFAGLAPAYWMVWTLLLVSGIGIAAFHPAAGRDARRDAGDSASAMSLFAAGGSVGFFLAPALATPALVACGVGATALFIPPAVLTGFLLWRYQLRRSSGARGSVTASGQDRWRPFFVLTAVAVVRSVTAFGLNTFLALYWINALGSSPTLGGIALAAFMIGGVAGTLLGGRIADRIGMTRTLQIGSVAAIPAIAALRLVPNPEVALAVAALTGVIVNIPFAVLVKLGQDYLPSRPGTAAGVTLGLAVSVGGLFVPLLGLLADQQGPQAVLTTLCFVPLAAVGLSLLLPPVRAGGTAIDPVASPPNS from the coding sequence ATGGTGAGCGCCGAGCTCGAACAGACCGAGGTGACCGAGCGGCTGTCGCCGTGGAAACGGATGCGGTACTGGATGGTCGCGCATGCGGTCGACGACTTCTACCAGGGCCTCGTGCCCGCCAGCATCCCGTTCTTCGTGCTGGAACGGCACTACAGCTATGTGGCCGCATCGGGTCTCGCGCTCGCCGCGACGTTGGGCAGCTCGCTGCCGCAGCCGATCCTCGGGATACTGGCCGACCGATGGCGGCTGCTGTGGTTGGCCCCGGCGGGGCTGGCCCTGGCCGGTATCGGGGCCGGATTCGCCGGGTTGGCGCCGGCGTACTGGATGGTGTGGACGCTGCTGCTGGTGTCCGGCATCGGCATCGCCGCGTTCCATCCCGCGGCGGGTCGGGACGCCCGCCGCGACGCGGGCGACAGTGCCTCGGCGATGAGCTTGTTCGCGGCAGGGGGCAGTGTCGGGTTCTTTCTCGCGCCCGCGCTGGCGACGCCGGCGTTGGTGGCCTGCGGAGTCGGCGCGACGGCGCTGTTCATCCCGCCCGCGGTGCTGACGGGATTCCTGCTGTGGCGCTACCAATTACGGCGCTCGTCTGGTGCGCGCGGCTCGGTCACCGCATCCGGACAGGACCGGTGGCGGCCGTTCTTCGTGCTCACCGCCGTCGCCGTGGTGCGCTCGGTCACCGCCTTCGGCCTGAACACCTTCCTCGCGCTGTATTGGATCAACGCGCTAGGCAGCTCGCCGACGCTCGGCGGTATCGCCTTGGCCGCCTTCATGATCGGCGGCGTCGCGGGCACGCTGCTCGGTGGGCGCATCGCGGACCGCATCGGTATGACGCGGACGCTCCAGATCGGCAGCGTCGCGGCGATTCCCGCGATCGCCGCACTACGCCTGGTGCCGAACCCCGAAGTGGCGCTTGCCGTGGCCGCCCTCACCGGGGTCATCGTGAACATCCCGTTCGCGGTGCTGGTGAAGCTGGGCCAGGACTACCTGCCCAGCCGACCGGGCACCGCGGCGGGAGTCACCCTCGGGCTCGCGGTGAGCGTCGGCGGGCTGTTCGTGCCGCTGCTCGGTCTACTCGCGGACCAGCAAGGGCCGCAGGCGGTCCTGACCACCCTATGCTTCGTGCCACTCGCCGCGGTCGGGCTGAGCCTATTGCTCCCACCGGTACGGGCTGGCGGTACAGCTATCGATCCTGTTGCTTCACCACCGAATTCGTGA
- a CDS encoding AraC family transcriptional regulator, giving the protein MSIFSQDSTVAKTLSGGARIERHRHDDHQVVYPSSGVAEVRTEAGSWIAPADRAIWIPAGCAHEHHFYGPTRFHTVGFPFDLAPDWTTPSVLAAVPLVRELIITCSTSTDLPDAELVPLRRVLLDQLRRSPEQSLRLPAARDGRLRKACALVESDLTEVWTLAELGRRVGAAERTLTRLFRTELAMTYPQWRTQLRLHHAVQLLAERVPVTVVAHRCGWSSASAFIEVYRRSLGHTPGAYRSD; this is encoded by the coding sequence GTGTCGATATTCAGCCAGGATTCGACGGTGGCGAAGACGCTGAGCGGCGGCGCCCGAATCGAGCGGCATCGGCATGACGATCACCAGGTGGTGTATCCGAGTTCGGGGGTGGCCGAGGTCCGTACCGAGGCGGGGAGCTGGATCGCTCCGGCGGACCGGGCGATCTGGATTCCGGCCGGGTGCGCGCACGAGCATCATTTCTACGGGCCGACGCGATTCCACACTGTCGGCTTTCCGTTCGATCTGGCGCCCGACTGGACGACGCCGTCGGTGCTCGCGGCGGTGCCGCTGGTGCGTGAACTCATCATCACGTGTTCAACCTCGACCGACCTGCCCGACGCCGAACTCGTTCCGCTGCGCCGAGTACTGCTCGATCAGTTGCGCCGCAGCCCGGAACAGTCGTTGCGGCTACCCGCCGCCCGTGACGGGCGACTCCGAAAGGCTTGCGCGCTGGTCGAATCCGATCTGACCGAGGTGTGGACGCTGGCCGAACTCGGTCGCCGGGTCGGTGCCGCCGAACGCACCTTGACCCGGCTGTTCCGCACCGAACTCGCGATGACCTACCCGCAGTGGCGCACACAGTTACGGCTGCATCACGCGGTGCAGCTGCTGGCCGAGCGGGTTCCGGTGACCGTCGTCGCGCATCGCTGCGGTTGGTCGTCGGCGAGCGCGTTCATCGAGGTGTATCGGCGTTCGCTCGGCCACACGCCGGGCGCGTACCGCTCGGATTGA
- a CDS encoding crotonase/enoyl-CoA hydratase family protein has protein sequence MPDFDDHSGTRPAAWYEGLTEAPDSPWSDRALPPTEATYRTLTYEVTGRIARITFNRPEHGNAITSDTPVELAHAVERADLDPRVHVMVVSGRGKGFCGGYDLSIFAENSFGPAEAADSPTGTVLDPVVQARNHNPWGTWDPMVDYAMMSRFNRGFASLLYANKPTVAKLHGFAVAGGTDIALYADQIICADDTKIGYPPTRVWGIPAAGMWAHRLGDQRAKRLLFTGDCLSGKQAEEWGLAVEAPPADELDARTEALLERIARMPINQLVMAKLALNSALLAQGVANSGMISTVFDGISRHTREGYAFQLRSATAGFREAVRERDEPYGDWKRTQFEK, from the coding sequence TTGCCCGACTTCGACGATCACTCCGGTACCCGCCCGGCCGCCTGGTACGAGGGCCTGACCGAGGCTCCCGACTCCCCCTGGTCGGACCGTGCGCTCCCGCCCACCGAGGCCACCTACCGCACGCTGACCTACGAGGTCACCGGCCGGATCGCCCGGATCACGTTCAACCGCCCCGAACACGGCAACGCGATCACCTCCGACACCCCCGTCGAGCTGGCGCACGCGGTCGAACGCGCCGACCTCGATCCCCGGGTGCACGTGATGGTGGTGTCCGGACGCGGCAAAGGGTTCTGCGGCGGGTACGACCTGTCGATCTTCGCCGAGAACTCCTTCGGCCCGGCCGAGGCGGCGGACTCGCCGACCGGCACCGTGCTCGATCCCGTGGTGCAGGCCAGAAACCATAACCCTTGGGGCACATGGGATCCCATGGTCGACTACGCGATGATGAGCCGGTTCAACCGCGGCTTCGCCAGCCTGCTGTACGCCAACAAGCCGACCGTCGCGAAGCTGCACGGCTTCGCGGTCGCGGGCGGCACCGACATCGCGCTCTATGCCGACCAGATCATCTGTGCCGATGACACCAAGATCGGCTACCCACCCACCCGGGTCTGGGGCATCCCGGCCGCGGGCATGTGGGCCCACCGCCTCGGCGACCAGCGCGCGAAGCGGCTGTTGTTCACCGGCGACTGCCTGTCCGGCAAGCAGGCCGAGGAGTGGGGTCTCGCGGTCGAGGCGCCGCCGGCCGACGAACTCGACGCGCGCACCGAGGCGCTGCTCGAGCGGATCGCGCGGATGCCGATCAACCAGCTGGTCATGGCGAAGCTGGCACTCAACAGCGCGCTGCTGGCCCAGGGCGTGGCCAACTCCGGCATGATCAGCACGGTCTTCGACGGCATCTCCCGGCACACCCGCGAGGGCTATGCCTTCCAATTACGGTCGGCCACAGCGGGTTTCCGCGAAGCAGTCCGCGAGCGCGACGAACCGTACGGCGATTGGAAGCGGACGCAGTTCGAGAAGTAG
- a CDS encoding acyl-CoA dehydrogenase family protein, with protein sequence MPTHLVTNQVPPLVDYDAAEQPVLLEALRRAGADHALDELHVIGRLAGSAEAIELGDLAEAHPPTLRTHDRYGNRVDEVVYDPSYHRLMAHAIEFGLHGAVWADSRPHPHLTRAAKLSVWGPVDAGHGCPISMTYAVVPALRAAPDLAAQYEPLLCAKEYDPGLRAPLTKRGLIAGMSMTEKQGGSDVRANTSAATPMPDGTYRITGHKWFTSAPMSDVFLVLAQAPAGLSCFLVPRVLPDGTRNPFALQRLKDKLGNRSNASSEVEYDDTVGWLVGDEGRGVRTIIEMVNLTRLDCTLGTATMMRSGVAAAAHHAAYRSAFGATLADQPLMRNVLADLAIEAEAATTVALWLAELTDQATAGVDGADVLRRISLAVSKYYVCKRGPIHAAEALECLGGNGYVEESRMPRLYREAPLLSIWEGSGNVAALDTLRAMAKQPETLGAFFAEVERAAGADRHLDAAIARLKTQFADFDTIQHRARRIVGEMAQVLQASLLVRYGHPAVADAFTVSRLGGEHGDVFGTLPTGIDSAAIIQRVTPKAAH encoded by the coding sequence ATGCCAACCCACCTGGTGACCAACCAAGTACCCCCACTCGTCGATTACGACGCCGCCGAACAGCCGGTGCTGCTCGAGGCGCTGCGCCGGGCCGGAGCCGACCACGCGCTGGACGAACTGCACGTGATCGGACGGCTCGCGGGCAGCGCCGAGGCCATCGAACTCGGCGACCTCGCCGAAGCGCACCCGCCCACGTTGCGGACCCACGACCGCTACGGCAATCGCGTAGACGAGGTCGTCTACGACCCGAGCTACCACAGGCTGATGGCCCATGCGATCGAATTCGGCCTGCACGGTGCGGTATGGGCCGACTCGCGGCCGCATCCGCATCTGACCCGCGCGGCGAAGTTGAGCGTGTGGGGGCCGGTCGATGCCGGGCACGGCTGCCCCATCTCGATGACCTACGCGGTGGTGCCCGCGCTGCGAGCGGCTCCCGATCTCGCCGCACAGTACGAACCACTGCTGTGCGCAAAGGAATACGACCCCGGTCTGCGTGCCCCGCTGACCAAACGCGGCCTGATCGCGGGCATGTCGATGACCGAGAAGCAGGGCGGTTCCGATGTGCGGGCCAACACGAGCGCCGCCACCCCGATGCCCGACGGCACCTACCGGATCACCGGACACAAGTGGTTCACCTCCGCACCGATGTCGGATGTGTTCCTCGTCCTCGCCCAGGCGCCGGCCGGTCTCTCCTGTTTCCTGGTGCCAAGGGTGCTGCCCGACGGCACCCGCAATCCCTTTGCGCTGCAACGCCTCAAGGACAAACTGGGCAACCGCTCGAACGCGAGCAGCGAGGTCGAATACGACGACACGGTCGGCTGGCTGGTCGGCGACGAGGGACGCGGCGTGCGCACGATCATCGAGATGGTCAATCTGACCCGGCTCGACTGCACCCTGGGCACCGCGACCATGATGCGTAGCGGCGTCGCCGCCGCGGCGCATCACGCGGCCTACCGCAGCGCGTTCGGCGCGACATTGGCCGATCAGCCGTTGATGCGCAACGTGCTCGCCGATCTCGCGATCGAGGCGGAGGCGGCGACCACGGTCGCGCTGTGGCTCGCCGAGCTCACCGACCAGGCGACGGCCGGGGTGGACGGCGCCGACGTGCTGCGCCGCATCTCGCTCGCGGTGAGCAAGTACTACGTGTGCAAGCGCGGCCCGATCCACGCCGCCGAGGCGCTGGAATGCCTGGGCGGCAACGGGTATGTCGAGGAATCGCGGATGCCGCGGCTCTACCGGGAGGCGCCGCTGCTGTCGATCTGGGAGGGATCGGGCAATGTCGCGGCGCTCGACACGTTGCGTGCCATGGCGAAACAACCGGAAACGCTCGGCGCATTCTTCGCCGAAGTCGAACGTGCCGCGGGCGCGGATCGCCACCTCGATGCGGCGATCGCCCGGCTGAAAACACAATTCGCGGACTTCGACACGATTCAGCACCGGGCCCGCCGGATCGTCGGTGAGATGGCGCAGGTTCTGCAGGCATCGCTACTGGTCCGCTACGGCCATCCCGCGGTCGCGGACGCTTTCACGGTCAGCAGGCTCGGCGGCGAACACGGCGATGTGTTCGGCACACTACCGACCGGTATCGATAGCGCCGCGATCATTCAGCGCGTCACCCCGAAGGCGGCGCACTGA
- a CDS encoding PaaX family transcriptional regulator C-terminal domain-containing protein produces MRKLTARSAILSALLGTHPAQAPVSWIVSVAEELGLQQSAVRVALTRMVAMGDLERAQGVYRLSDRLIERQRRQDAAVSPILKDWDGEWYLAVVTAVGDDASARTAFRDTMRARKLAELREGVWTRPANLEIALGPDASRRVRVFTAAPDDAPIELAETLFAPQLWARDARRLLRAFADSTSLRERFEVAAAAVRHILDDPLLPEPLLPADWPGTQLRAEYAAFRTEFMTFAEQLLVPSDA; encoded by the coding sequence ATGCGGAAGCTGACCGCGCGGTCGGCGATTCTGAGCGCGTTGCTCGGCACCCATCCGGCGCAGGCGCCGGTCAGTTGGATCGTTTCGGTCGCCGAGGAGCTCGGGCTGCAACAGTCGGCCGTGCGCGTCGCGCTGACCAGGATGGTCGCCATGGGCGACCTGGAACGCGCCCAGGGTGTCTACCGGCTCTCCGACCGGCTGATCGAACGCCAGCGCAGGCAGGACGCCGCGGTGAGTCCGATACTGAAAGACTGGGACGGGGAATGGTATTTGGCCGTGGTGACCGCCGTCGGCGACGACGCGTCGGCCCGCACCGCGTTCCGCGACACGATGCGCGCGCGCAAACTCGCCGAATTGCGTGAAGGCGTCTGGACACGGCCCGCGAATCTCGAGATCGCGCTCGGGCCGGACGCGAGCAGGCGTGTTCGCGTGTTCACCGCGGCGCCGGACGATGCACCGATAGAGCTCGCGGAAACGCTTTTCGCACCACAGCTCTGGGCGCGCGACGCGCGGCGGCTGCTGCGCGCGTTCGCGGATTCGACGTCGCTGCGGGAGCGGTTCGAGGTGGCCGCGGCGGCGGTGCGGCATATTCTCGACGATCCTTTGCTGCCGGAACCGCTGCTGCCCGCCGACTGGCCGGGTACGCAGCTGCGCGCCGAATATGCCGCGTTCCGTACGGAATTCATGACATTCGCCGAACAGCTGCTCGTCCCGTCCGATGCGTGA
- a CDS encoding histone-like nucleoid-structuring protein Lsr2 yields the protein MAKKVTVTLVDDYDGKSKANETVQFSIDGVAYEIDLSTKNAGKLRVTLEPWAEKARKIGRTKRKGAGKTTSATDREQTAAIREWARKNGHNVSTRGRIPADIVAAYNNAN from the coding sequence ATGGCCAAGAAAGTCACCGTCACCCTCGTCGACGACTACGACGGCAAGTCGAAAGCGAATGAAACAGTTCAGTTTTCGATAGATGGGGTGGCCTACGAGATCGATCTGTCGACCAAGAACGCGGGTAAGCTGCGGGTGACCCTGGAGCCCTGGGCGGAAAAGGCGCGTAAGATCGGCCGGACCAAGCGCAAAGGTGCCGGGAAAACCACTTCCGCGACCGATCGTGAGCAAACCGCCGCGATCCGGGAATGGGCCAGGAAGAACGGCCACAACGTATCCACCCGTGGCCGGATCCCCGCCGACATTGTCGCGGCATATAACAACGCGAACTAG
- a CDS encoding LysR family transcriptional regulator ArgP, with amino-acid sequence MDLQLDQLRALHAAVTEGTFDAAAKSLRITPSAISQRIKALEDAAGRVLLQRTKPVRPTESGIAVLRLARQIELLARDTARELGDAHQRTDRPLRLPIAVNADSLETWVLPALTAAPPGVCFEIHREDEEHTTRLLRDGTVMAAITSTATPVQGCRVERLGAMRYRPMAQPRFARTWFPDGATAKAYAAAPVVLFDRKDDLQDRQLRRRARRPLDPPRHYVPSSSGFAEAVRLGLGWGMLPDLQSRNFGRSELVPIDGESFIDVPLYWQQWRLDSPALSAVAAAIAAAAADSLR; translated from the coding sequence ATGGACCTGCAGCTCGATCAGCTCCGCGCGTTGCACGCGGCGGTCACCGAGGGCACCTTCGACGCCGCCGCGAAAAGCCTGCGGATCACCCCGTCGGCGATCAGCCAACGCATCAAAGCGCTGGAGGACGCCGCGGGCCGAGTCCTGCTGCAACGCACAAAACCGGTGCGCCCCACCGAATCCGGGATCGCTGTGCTGCGACTGGCCCGCCAGATCGAGCTGCTGGCCCGCGACACCGCGCGCGAACTCGGTGACGCACACCAGCGCACCGATCGGCCGCTGCGGCTGCCGATCGCGGTCAACGCGGACTCGCTCGAGACCTGGGTGCTGCCCGCGCTGACCGCCGCGCCGCCTGGCGTCTGCTTCGAAATCCATCGGGAGGACGAGGAACACACGACCAGGCTGTTGCGCGACGGCACCGTCATGGCCGCCATCACCTCCACGGCAACGCCGGTGCAGGGCTGCCGGGTGGAGCGGCTCGGCGCGATGCGTTACCGGCCGATGGCGCAACCCCGCTTCGCCCGCACGTGGTTTCCCGACGGCGCCACCGCGAAAGCCTATGCGGCGGCGCCGGTGGTGCTGTTCGACCGCAAAGACGATCTGCAAGACCGGCAGTTGCGCAGGCGCGCGCGCAGGCCGCTCGACCCGCCGCGCCATTACGTCCCGTCCTCCTCCGGTTTCGCCGAAGCCGTCCGACTGGGACTGGGCTGGGGCATGTTGCCCGATCTGCAATCCCGGAATTTCGGGCGTTCCGAACTCGTTCCGATCGACGGCGAGTCATTCATCGATGTGCCGCTGTACTGGCAGCAATGGCGGCTGGACTCGCCGGCATTGAGTGCGGTAGCCGCGGCGATTGCGGCGGCAGCGGCCGATTCACTGCGCTGA
- a CDS encoding LysE/ArgO family amino acid transporter, whose amino-acid sequence MTISSAALAALSGLGFGLSLIVAIGAQNAFVLRQGVRGQHTFAVVAVCALSDIVLIAAGIGGFGVAVESAPAVVTVVRYAGAAFLLGYAFLAARRAFASAALTPDTAGATVALGATILTCLALTWLNPHVYLDTVVLLGSFANTYATPDRWFLGAGAMLGSVVWFVALGYGARLLGPLFARPLAWRVLDSGIAVMMTLLAVGLVFSG is encoded by the coding sequence GTGACAATTTCCTCGGCGGCGCTCGCGGCCCTTTCCGGTCTCGGTTTCGGACTTTCGTTGATCGTGGCGATCGGTGCGCAGAACGCGTTCGTCCTGCGCCAGGGCGTGCGTGGGCAGCACACCTTCGCGGTGGTCGCGGTGTGCGCGCTGTCGGACATCGTATTGATCGCCGCCGGCATCGGTGGTTTCGGTGTGGCGGTCGAATCGGCGCCCGCCGTGGTCACCGTGGTGCGGTACGCGGGCGCGGCCTTTCTGCTCGGTTACGCCTTCCTCGCGGCCCGCCGGGCCTTCGCTTCGGCGGCGCTGACACCCGACACCGCGGGCGCGACCGTGGCGCTCGGCGCCACCATCCTCACCTGCCTGGCGCTGACCTGGCTCAACCCGCATGTGTATCTCGACACCGTGGTGTTGCTCGGTTCGTTCGCCAATACCTATGCCACGCCGGATCGTTGGTTCCTGGGTGCGGGCGCGATGCTCGGCAGCGTGGTCTGGTTCGTCGCGCTCGGCTATGGCGCGCGCCTGCTCGGGCCGCTCTTCGCGCGGCCGCTCGCCTGGCGGGTTCTCGACTCCGGTATCGCGGTGATGATGACCCTGCTCGCCGTTGGACTGGTGTTCTCCGGGTAA